A single window of Deinococcus terrestris DNA harbors:
- a CDS encoding recombinase XerD: protein MKTAEQAKVLTALFRDPRTPPAERPLLIARHLGLVGDSLTKQDIAFLSNLRPFFEHAEETGTDLLHPPEDFHGWLAVPLTLSRKAGVSRISNNTYNARATALSRLYAALRQQGAVRYNPVHDLPRRKPEQSGTKLPGAGELQVLRDALGRKREPHTLALFLLIYRLGFTAQAVFELRWDALDLTAGTVRRGEVLSRLPADMRGVLLRLRTPDPLLVDPTVRPRRGGESPNRQDHVFPGLHEVDEVREFLWQATGFGRGTAGGAVVPSTLRLAGLRDAQLEGDLGEQARQFGYRDVVAFHKARENARARQSRLT, encoded by the coding sequence ATGAAGACGGCAGAGCAAGCCAAGGTCTTGACGGCCCTGTTCCGCGATCCCCGCACGCCGCCTGCGGAAAGGCCGCTGCTGATCGCCCGGCACCTCGGCCTGGTGGGGGACTCGCTGACCAAGCAGGACATCGCCTTTCTCTCCAACCTGCGACCCTTTTTCGAACACGCCGAGGAAACGGGAACCGACCTGCTCCACCCGCCCGAGGACTTTCACGGCTGGCTGGCGGTGCCGCTGACCCTGTCGCGCAAGGCTGGAGTGTCCCGGATCAGCAACAACACCTACAACGCCCGCGCGACTGCGCTCTCCCGCCTCTACGCGGCCCTGCGTCAGCAGGGGGCCGTCCGGTACAACCCGGTCCATGACCTGCCCCGCCGGAAGCCGGAGCAGTCGGGGACCAAGCTCCCCGGTGCCGGGGAACTCCAGGTCCTGCGGGACGCCTTGGGGCGCAAAAGGGAGCCTCACACCCTGGCCCTGTTCCTGCTGATCTACCGCCTGGGTTTCACCGCGCAGGCCGTCTTCGAGTTGCGCTGGGACGCGCTGGACCTGACGGCAGGTACCGTGCGCCGCGGCGAGGTACTCAGCCGCCTGCCCGCCGACATGCGTGGGGTCCTGCTGCGGCTGCGGACCCCCGACCCCCTGCTGGTCGATCCGACCGTCCGGCCCCGGCGAGGCGGGGAAAGCCCGAACCGGCAGGACCACGTGTTTCCCGGCCTGCACGAGGTGGACGAGGTGCGGGAGTTCCTGTGGCAGGCCACGGGATTCGGGAGGGGGACCGCCGGAGGCGCCGTCGTGCCGTCGACCCTGCGGCTCGCGGGCCTGCGCGACGCTCAGCTCGAAGGGGACCTCGGCGAGCAGGCCCGGCAGTTCGGGTACCGCGACGTGGTCGCCTTCCACAAGGCCCGGGAGAATGCCCGCGCCCGCCAG